In the genome of Desulfatirhabdium butyrativorans DSM 18734, one region contains:
- a CDS encoding MinD/ParA family protein — translation MTHVNRPNSNVIQLTPKRQQRINGPVSKGPSDRETRIIAITSGKGGVGKTNIVANLGISMVKLGKKVMILDADMGLGNLDILLGISPKYNLSHVALGEKRFSDIIVEGPGNIRILPAASGIQELSQLSKAQTAHLLSELYRVLDPVDILLIDTAAGISSNVLHFNAISQEIIIVTSPEPTAITDAYAIMKILSLQYGAKSFRLLVNMVNDIQEAHEVYRQLSLVAERFLDIHIEYLGHVFFDRNVVRGVKLQQVVTISNPTTMASRCYESLAAKILETSELSFPLRDAKGFLKHLISNKMDFSQS, via the coding sequence ATGACGCATGTCAACCGTCCCAACAGCAATGTCATTCAATTGACACCGAAGCGGCAGCAACGGATCAACGGCCCTGTATCGAAAGGGCCCAGCGACCGGGAAACCCGGATCATCGCCATTACCAGCGGCAAGGGTGGGGTGGGTAAAACGAATATCGTGGCCAATCTCGGAATATCCATGGTCAAGCTCGGCAAGAAAGTCATGATTCTCGATGCAGACATGGGCCTTGGCAATCTCGACATCCTGTTGGGAATTTCGCCCAAATACAATCTGAGTCATGTGGCGCTCGGTGAAAAACGTTTTTCGGACATCATTGTCGAAGGACCGGGCAACATTCGAATCCTGCCCGCGGCATCCGGTATTCAGGAGCTTTCCCAGCTTTCGAAGGCCCAGACTGCCCACCTGCTTTCCGAACTTTATCGGGTTCTCGATCCCGTCGATATCCTGCTGATCGATACGGCAGCGGGGATCAGCTCCAATGTGCTGCATTTCAATGCCATTTCCCAGGAAATTATCATCGTTACCAGCCCGGAACCTACTGCAATCACGGATGCGTACGCCATCATGAAGATACTCTCCCTTCAGTACGGCGCCAAATCCTTCCGGCTACTGGTGAACATGGTCAACGATATCCAGGAAGCCCATGAAGTGTATCGACAGCTTTCTCTCGTGGCGGAACGCTTTTTGGATATTCATATCGAATATCTCGGCCATGTGTTTTTCGATCGGAACGTTGTTCGAGGCGTCAAGCTGCAGCAGGTGGTCACCATTTCCAATCCAACGACCATGGCCAGCCGTTGCTATGAATCGCTGGCTGCGAAGATTCTGGAAACCAGTGAGTTGTCTTTCCCGTTGCGGGATGCAAAAGGATTTTTGAAACACCTGATTTCAAACAAAATGGATTTCAGCCAGTCATGA